The nucleotide sequence GGCGGATCTCTGGGATATGGACCGTCGCATCCGGGATGTGGCGATGGCGCCGGACGGCGCGCTGTGGGTGATCGAGGACAGCACCGAAGGGCGCCTGCTTAGACTCACCCCCAAAAAACAATAGCCGCGCGAGCGAAGCGGCACAGTGGTCATGCAGCAGTAGCAATGCAGCAATCCGGCGATGCCGGCACGCGGGGCGATCCGGCAAGGCGGTGATGCCGGCAAGCCCCGTCGGGCCGACAGGCCGGCACGTATCGGTGCAATTGCAAACGCGTACCCATGAGGAGCCATTCAGTGAAAAGAAAATGCCTGCACGCCTCGCCCTGCGCAATCGCCAGGGCGCTGGACCATATCGGGGACTGGTGGACCCTGCTGATTCTGCGGGATGTCTTCAAGCAGATCGGGCGGTTCAATGCCATCCAGAAGAGCCTGGGGATCCCGCGCAACATCCTGACGGCACGGTTGCGGATGCTGGTCGACCGCGGCATTCTTTCCATCGCGCCGGCGTCGGACGGCAGCGTCTACCGGCAATACGTGTTGACGGAGCGGGGCCGGGATCTCGTGCCCGTATTGCTCGCGCTGCGCCAATGGGGCGAACGGCATGCCACGCCTAGCGAGGAAACGGACGCGGACGAAGCGCCGGGCGTCGATGCGCCGGGCGTCGATGCGCCGGGCGTCGGTACACCGGGCGTCGCCGCGCGGCGCGTCGCCTTGCCGGCTGGCGCCCGGGAGGACGACGTCGATGAACTCCTGGCCCACGGCATCCGCAGCGGCAGCGCGCTGGCGCTGCGGGCGGCCGATGCGCGGGGCCTGGCGGCGCGCTGCATCGATTGAGCCCGGATGGCCGGCCTGCCGCGGCAGCGATGCAGCGGGCCGGTAGGTATGGCGCTTGCTCTGCCGGCGGGTTTCGGTCGTTCCGCCGGCATCCGTGGCCGGCTCCCGGGTATGCACACACGCCACATCCGCAAGGCCAGCCTGGCCTGCATCGCTTCATTCTTCCTGCTTGGCAGCGCCGCGATGGCCCAGACCGGGACCGGCGGCACACCGCCGCCGTCCGCGCCGCAGCCGTCCGGGGCCGTCGCGGCGGCCGCCCCGAGCGCAACCGGTGCCGCCCATCCGGTCTCGGCGGCCGCCGCCATCACACCGGCCGATGCGCGGCGCACCGCGGATATCCTGCGCGACGACGGCCGGCGCGCCGAGCTGATCCGCGTCCTGAACACCATCGCCGCCGCGGCGCCCGCCGATACGGCCACTCCCCCATCCGCCGCGCCGGCGGCGTCCTCGACCGTAACGGCGCCGGCCTCCGCGGCGCCCGCGGGCTCCCCGCCCGCCGCGGCGGATAGCACGGCGGAAGCGGAGCCGAGCACGATCGTGCCCCTGGAGCGCGGCGGCCTGATGGCGCGCCTGCTGCGCAGCCTGGATGGATGGACGGACAACTTCGCCAGGCAGAGCAGCGAAGCCGTCCAGGCCGCGAAAGAGATTCCAGCCCTGTTCGCCCAGTCGCGCACGCTGACCACGCCGGCCGGACAACGCCTGCTGGGCCTGCTGGCCCTGGCCCTGGCGGCGGCGTTCGCGCTAGGGCTGTTGCTGGAATGGGCGCTGCACCGCGCGCTGCGCCGGCCGCGCCTCGCGCTGGAGGAACACGCCAACCGGCTGGCGGCGCGGCATGATGCGCGGCATGACGGCGCGGCGCCCGCGCGCGACCCCGCGCGGCCGACGCCGCACGAAGCCGCCCGCGACGCGGCGCAGGCGGGCCTGACCCCGGCGACCGACGGCGTGGCCGTCGTCCAGACGCACCGCGAAGGCGTGGATCGCGTCGAAACCATCCCCGTCGGCAAGGAAAACGCCGCCGGCTCCGTGCCCCCGCCCGCCGTGGAAACAGCCAGCGCGCAGGCGCGGCACACCCCCGAGGCAGACAAGACACGGGAGGAGGAAGGCGCCCGCAACTCCAGGCACCACTGGCGCACGCTGCGCAACCTGCCCTACGCCCTGGGCGCCCTGATCCTGGAATTGCTGCCCATCGCGCTGTTCTTCATCGCCGCCAGCCTGGCCTTGCGCTACGCGGCCGGCGACCACGCACGTGTGCGTGAAGCGGTCACCGGCTTCATCGAGGCCTATGTGGCATTGCGGCTGACCATGGCCGTGGTGCGGCTGCTGGTTTCCCCGGCGGGACGAGGACTGCGGCTACTGGATGTGGGCCCGCGGCCGGCCCGGCTGCTGACGACTTGGATACGCTGGATCGCCGCACTGGCGCTGTTCGGCATGGCCATCGCCGACACCCTGCCCTTGCTGGGCACCGGACCGGCGCTGCGCATGGCCTTCCTGAAGGCGGTCTCGCTGCTCGTGCACCTGAGCGCGGTCGTTCTCATCCTGAAGCTGCGGCGACCCGTGCGCCACGCCCTGCGCGCCGCGTCCGACGCCAGCGGTCCGCTGGCCGTCGCGCGCAACTGGCTGGCGGAAGCCTGGGCGGCCATCGCCATCGTCATCGTCATGGGCGTATGGGTGGTATGGGCGATGGGCGTGGAGGACGGCTTTCCCAAGCTGATCCACTTCGTCCTGGTATCGGCAGTCGTGCTGGTGGCCGCGCGGCTGCTGGCCATCCTGATCCTGGGCAGCCTGGGACGCCTGTTCTCCGCCGGCCGGGACGCGGCGCACCGCAACGGCGATGCGGCGCCGAGCGGCGCCACGCGGCTATCGGAACGCTACTATCCCTGGACGCGCGGCCTGGTGTCGGTGGCACTCATCCTGTGCACCGCCGTCGTCCTGTTCGAGTCCTGGGGCGTGGATGCCATGAGCTGGTTCGCCAGCGGCACGCTGGGACGCAGCCTGGCCTCGGCCGCGCTGACCATCGTGATCGCCATCGTCGTCGCCATCCTGGTCTGGGAAGCCGCGCAATACGCCGTGGAGCGGCGCCTGGCACGCTGGACGCGGCAAGGCGACGCGGTGCGCGCGGCGCGGCTGCGCACGCTGCTGCCCATGCTGCGCACGGCGCTGTTCATCGTGGTGGCGCTGATCGTGGGCCTGACCGCGCTGAACCAGATCGGCATCAATACGACGCCCTTGCTGGCGGGCGCCAGTATCATCGGCGTCGCCGTGGGTTTCGGTTCGCAGAAACTGGTGCAGGATTTCATCACCGGCATATTCCTGTTGATGGAAAACGCCATGCGCGTGGGCGACTGGGTTACCGTGGCCGGCGTGTCGGGCAGCGTCGAATACCTGTCCATCCGCACCGTGCGGCTGCGTGGCGGCGATGGCGCCCTGTACATCGTGCCCTTCAGCTCGGTTTCCACCGTGAGCAACAGCAACCGCGGCATCGGCAACGCGGCCGTGCGCATCAGCGTGGCCTACGATACCGACATCGACATGGTCGTGCGGGAACTGAAGGAGATCGGCGCGTCGCTGCGCGAGGACGCGAACTTCAAGGATCAGATCCTGAACGATATCGAGGTCTGGGGCGTGGACTCCGTAGACGGATCCATGGTCACCCTGGTGGGCCAGATGCGTTGCAGCGACAAGGGCCGCTGGGGCGTGCAGCGCGAAATCAACCGGCGTATCCTGGAACGCTTCCGCGAGCTGGGCATCGAAATCGCCAATCCGCGCGCCAGCCTGCTGCTGCCGGCCGATGCGTCGCCACTGGCGGTGCCGGGCAGCCCCGACACGACGGCGCAACGCCAGCCCGCGCCAGGCGGCGCCGCGGGATAAGCGACGGAATAAGCGGCGCTTCAGCCGCGACGTGTAACGCAGCGCCGGGAATCAGCGCGGCACCAGGGTGGCGGCCGCGCGATCCGTGGGGTCGTCGCTGGCCGCCAGGCCCGCGCGCACACCCGCCCGGTCCTCCGCGCCGCGGTTCTGGCTCATCTTGCGCTTGGCATCGATGCGCGCGATAGGCAGGCGCACGCCCACGATGCCGCGCAGCATGGCGGCGATGTAGTCCGCCGGGGCGTCCGACACCGACCATGGCGCCTCGCGCGCGGCCTCGTGGCGATCGGTCAGGCCCGACACGACTTGCAGCAGGCGCTGTGCATCGTCGAAGAACTCCACCGGCCCATAGGCGTGGACGGACACATAGTTCCAGGTAGGCACGACCTTGCCGTCGGCCTGCTTGCTGGCGTACCACGAGGGCGACACATAGGCGTCGGGGCCCATGAAGATCGCCAGCGCATGACCCGTGACGCTGGCGCGCCAATGCGGATTGGCCCGCGCCATGTGGCCGTACAGGACGCCCTGCTCCCCTTCATCGGCCGCCAGCAGCATGGGCAGCGGCGTGGCTATGGGACCGTCCGGACCGGCGGTGACGAGCTGTACCAGCCGCGCCTCGCGCATGACGCGATGGATGGCGGCCAGGTCTTCTTCGCGGAATGCGGCAGGCACGTACATGGTGTTCTCCCCAGGAAGCCGCATTATCCGCGATAAAACGGTGGGGCCACGCCGGCCGGGCCAAGCGGTCTAGCCACGCCGGCCGGGCCAAGCGGTCGAACCGCGCCGGCTTGCCATGCCGGCGCGGCCGGGCCACCGGGGCCGGGTCTCCGAGTCCCCTACGACAGCCGGGTGGTGATGGCCTTGGTCTCCAGGTAGTTATTGAGCACCGCCTGGCCCATTTCGCGGCCCCAGCCCGACTGTTTGTAGCCGCCGAACGGCAAGGCGGCATCGAACACGTGATAGCAGTTGATCCACACCGTGCCCGCGCGCAGCCGGTTGGCGATGCTCATGGCGCGTCCCTCGCTGCCGGACCACACCCCCGCGGCCAGGCCATAGACCGTGTTGTTGGCCTGCGCGATCAGGGCGTCGTCGACCTCGTCGAAGGGCGTGGCCACCAGCACGGGGCCGAAGATCTCCTCCTGCACGACCTTCATCTCGGGACTGGTATCCACCAGGATGGTCGGTTCGACGAAATAGCCCTTGCCACCCAGGCCCTTGCCGCCGCACACCGCCCGGGCGCCCTGGGTCTTGCCCGATTCCAGATAGCCGGTGACGCGCTCGTACTGCACCTGGGACACCAGAGGTCCCATCTGCGTGCTTTCCAGCAAGCCGTGGCCCAGCGTGATCCTGCCGGCCAGGTCGGCGATGCCCTGCACCACTTTTTCGTAGACATTGCGCTGGACGTACAGCCGCGAGCCGGCGTTGCAGCACTGGCCATGGTTGAAGAAGATGGCCGCCGCCGCGCCCGGGATGGCGATATCCAGATCGGCATCGCCCAGGATGATGTTGGGCGACTTGCCCCCGAGCTCCAGGCTGACTTTCTTCAGGTCGCGCGAAGCGGCCTGCACGATCAGCTTGCCGACCTCCGTCGATCCGGTGAATGCCACCTTGTCGACGCCGGGGTGCCCGGCCAGGGCCGCGCCCGCCGTCTCGCCAAAGCCCGGCACGATGTTCACCACGCCCGGCGGCAGGCCGGCTTCCTGCAGCAGCTCGCCCAGCCGCAGGCCCGACAGCGGGGTTTCTTCCGCCACCTTCAGCACCACCGTGCAGCCCGTGGCCAGCGCCGGCGCGAGCTTCCAGGCCGCCATCAGCAGCGGGAAGTTCCAGGGAATGATCTGGCCCACGACGCCGATGGGCTCGGGGCGCGTCATGGACATGAACTCCATGCCGGGCGCCGCCAGGGCCGAGATCGGTATGGTCTTGCCTTCGATCTTGGTGGCCCAGCCGGACATGTAGTGGAACATATCGGCCGACAGCGCGACATCCGCCACCCGTGCCACGGACTTCGGCTTGCCGTTGTCGATGGCTTCCAGTTCCGCCAGCTCGTCGGCATGCTCCAGGATCAAGTCGCCGATACGATGGATCATGCGGCCGCGCGCGGAGGCGGTCATGCGCGACCAGGGTCCGGTCTCGAAGGCCTGCCGCGCGGCCTTCACCGCCTCGTCGATGTCCGCCTTATCGCCTTCGGCCACCTGCGCGATCACCTCGCCGGTCGCGGGGTCGTGCACCGGAAAGGTCTTGCCGGACTGGGCCTGCACCCACTTGCCCCCTATCAGCATGGAACGCGGCCGGGACAGCCATTGCTCCACATTGGGCGATAGGGCGGGACGGGTCTTCAAGTCTGCTGGACTGTTCATGGTGTGTCTCCTGGACGGGGTCCCGGCGGACCCTTGTTGGCGCGGATGCTGCGCGGGCCCGTCCCGGCTGGCGCGGCGGACCTCTTGTCGTATGGGGTGCCATGCGGTGCATGGGGCGTGCACCGTTCGCGGGCACGCCAGCCACTTTAATCCGGAAAATCCCTGGAACCGATGGACGGAAACCCTAGGTCAAGTCATGACTTCCGCCGGCATAGGCGCGATGCGCCTAGGCGGCGTTGCGCAGCACGCGATCCACCGTATCGACGATGGCCGACAAGTCGAAAGGCTTGGCGATGAACGCGGAGTAATGCGGGCAGGCCTTGACGACCGATTCCTCGGGCAGGCCGCTCATGACGATGACTGGCACTTCTTCCAGATAGGCGTTGTCGCGCATGGCGGTCAGGAGCGAGGCGCCGCCCATGCCCGGCATCATCACATCGGACACCACCAGGTCCGGCTGTACTTCCAGCATCCGCGTCAGGGCCGTCAGGCCGTCGTTTTCCACATATACCGTATGGCCGGCGCCGCTGAGCGCCTCGTGCACGACTCTCGCCAGCGAGGCCTCATCGTCCACCACCATGATCTTTGCCATATTTACTCCGCCGCGCCACCGCGCGTTCGCATATACCGCCCCGTCCGGGGGCGTTCTTGACCGAAGGAATACGTACGCAAGCTCCGTGCCCGGCGATGCCGTCCGGCGGCCGGGCGCGCCGCGCGTTGCACGGCTCGCGTAACATGAAGCGCACGGCATGCCTTTCGGGCCCGGCCCAGGGCCCGCATTCACGGACCGACGGCCGCCGATATGGTCACACCGCTAACGTACCGCATCCTGGCCGACGGGGTCCTGGTGCTGCATGGGCTGTTCGTCGCATGGGTCATTGTGGGCGGCCTGGCGGCTTTCTGGAAGCGCTGGCTCGTCTTGTTGCATCTGCCCGCCCTGGCCTGGGGCGCGATGGTGGCGGGCATGGGATGGATCTGCCCGCTTACCCCGCTGGAAAACGCCTTGCGCGTCCGCGCCGGCCTGCGGCCCTACGGCGGCGACTTCATCCAGCATTACCTGGCAGCCCTGATCTATCCCCCTGAATTGACCCGCGATACCCAGGTGCTGCTGGCCTGCCTGCTGCTGGGCGGCAACCTGGCGGTCTACGCCTTGCTGTATCGGCGCTGGCGCAAGAAGCGTTGAAACGCAATCCACCTCACATGGAACCATGACCTGGCTCGGCGTGTGCCTGCCGGCCGCTGACGTAGAATTCCCCCCGAACGAGCACCGATAACCGCCGTCGACCATGTTTCCCGCCCTACGGATCCCCCGCCCCGCCCGCGGCACGCGCCTGATGCCGTGCCTGCTGCTGCTGGCCGTTCTCCTGCGGGCGCTGATCCCGGTGGGCTATATGCCCGACACCGCGGCCCTGCGGCAGGGGGTGATCCGCATCAGCCTATGCACGTCGACAGGCGCGGTGCCCATGCTGCAGTTCCTGCGCAATGCACCGGACGCCGGTTCCGGTGCGGCGGGACACGGGGCACATGCCGGACATGCCGAGTGGGCCGCGGAAGAAGGCGATGCCCACGCCGTGCACGGCGGCCACGGCGGCCACGGCGGGCATCAAGCCGAGGGACACCAGGACGGCGGGCATTCCGACTCGGACCACACCGCCGGCGCCGAGTGCCCCTTCTGGGTCTCGGCCCACCTGACCGCCGACCTGCCGCCCGTGGGCCTCGCGCCGCTCCTGGCAGCCGTCCGCGACGCGGCGGCCGGCTTCCTGCCGCCGCTCACCCTGCCTCCCCTGCCGCCCGCCGGTCCGCCGCTGGGCTCGCGCGCGCCCCCTTCGGCCTGACGATCGGATCCTTATCCCCCGATACCCGCGCGGCGCGAGGCCGCGCGGGCCGTTCGTCCATGCTCCAGACAAGGTGGCTACCATGTCCGCACCCATGCATCGCGCCGCGCCCCCGCAAGGCGGCGCGGCCAGGCTTGCCGCGCCAGCGGCGGTCATGGCGCTGATCACGCGCCTGCACTTCTACATCGGCCTGTTCGTCGGGCCTTTCATCCTCGTCGCCGCCGTCACGGGCACGCTATTCGTCCTGACGCCGCAGATAGAGAACCGGCTCTACGCCGGACAGCTGTACACCGACACGACGGGACCCGCGCGCCCGCTGGCCGAGCAGATCGCCGCCGCGCGCGCGGTCATCGGCCCCGACCTGACGCTGCACGCCGTGCGGCCCGCCCCGCGCCCCGGCACCACCACGCGCGTCATGTTCAGCGAGCCCGGCCTGCAGGACTCCGAGCACCGGGCGATCTTCGTGGACCCGGTCACCCTTGCCGTCAAGGGCGACCTGAACGTCTACGGCACCAGCGGCACCCTGCCCCTGCGCACCACCCTGGATACCCTGCATCGCAATCTGATGCTGGGCGGCCTGGGCCGAAACTACAGCGAGCTGGCGGCTTCCTGGCTGTGGATCGCGGCGCTGGGCGGCATCGTGCTGTGGGCGTATGGCCGCCGGCGCGCGGCGCAGCTGGCCGGCGCGGCGTCCAGCCCACGGTTGCGCCTGCGCCGCCTGCACAGCGTGATCGGCCTATGGATCGCCGTCGGCCTGTTCTTCCTGTCCGTTACCGGGCTGACGTGGTCGCGCTGGGCCGGCGGCAACATCAATGTGCTGCGCCAGGAGCTGGGATGGGTGACCCCCGCCCTTCCGACCGGTCTCCAGGCGGGCGCCGCGGGGCCGCAAGACGGCGGGGAGCATGCCGACCATATGGCGAGTATGGGCGGGATGGAGCATGGCGCCGGCCACGCGTCCCGCATGGGCACGGCCATGCCCGCGCCGACGCCCACGGAAGCGCCCCGCCCCCAGGACGCGGCGTCGCGATACGACCGCATCCTGGCGACGGCGCGCGCCGCCGGCATCGACGCCGGCGAGATCGAAATCCGGCCGCCGCGCAAGCCCGGCCAGGCATGGACGGTGCGCGAGGTGGACCGCTCCTGGCCCACGCAGGTGGACGCCGTCGCCATCGACGGCCGCGACCTGTCCGTCGTCGGACGCGCCGATTTCGCCAATTTCCCGCTGGTCGCCAAGCTGATCCGCTGGGGCATCGACACACATATGGGCATCCTGTTCGGCTGGCCCAACCAGCTGTTGATGGCCGCCTTCGGCATTGCGCTGAGCGCGATGATCGTGCTGGGCTACGCGATGTGGTGGCGGCGCCGTCCGGCGCCGGGGTCCCCGGTGCTGACGGTCACGCAGGCATGGAAACGCCTGCCGGCGATGCCCCGCGCCATCGCCGTGGTGCTGGCCGTCGCCTTGGGCTGGAGCCTGCCGCTGATGGGCCTGAGCCTGCTGGCTTTCATGGCGGTCGACGTGGTCCGCTGGCGCTGGTCCGGCCGGTCCAGGGCCGGCGCGTATCTGCAGCGCAGCGCCTAGGGCCTGTTAACGCTAGAAGGAGCCTCGCGCTCCACGTCCTTGATCACGTCGACGAAGGCGCGCAGCCCCACGGGAACCAGCCGGTGGCTGGGGTAGTACAGGTAGTGGCCCTCGAAGGGCGGCGTCCAGTCATCCAGGATGGAGACCAGGCTGCCGTTCTCGATAGCCGCCCGGGCGGTGTCGTCCCAGACAAAGGCCACGCCCAGTCCCTTGATCGCCGCCTGCACCATCAGGTCCATGTTGTCCAGGGTGATCGGCCCATTGGCATCGAACTTCAATTCCTGCCCGTGGCGCTTGAACTCCCAGCGGTACATTTTGCCGCTGGGCAGGCGAAAACGTATGCAGGGGTGGCGGGCCAGTTCGTCCGGCGTGCGCGGCGTGCCGGCCCGTGCCAGGTAGGCCGGCGAGGCCACGCAAATCAGCCGGCCGTCCCCGCCGAAGGGCACGGCCACCATGTTCTTCGGCAGCGACTCCCCCAGCCGCACGCCGGCATCGAAGCCTTCCGCGACGATATCCACCAGCCGCCCTTCCACGACCAGGTCCACATGGATGCCGGGATAGCGTTCCAGGAAGGCGGGCACGATGCGCGTCATCAGGATGCGGGCCGCCGGCTCGGCGGCATTGATGCGGACACTGCCCGTGGGCCGTTCGGTCAAGGTTTCCAGGTCCATCAGCGCCTGGTCCAGGTCACCCAGCAGCGGCGCGACGTTGTGGAAGAAGCGGGCGCCGGCTTCCGTGGGGGCGACGCTACGGGTGGTGCGATGGAACAGCCGCAAGCCCAGGCGCTGCTCCAGCGACCGCATCATGTGGCTCAAGGTGGAAGCCGACATTCCCAGTTCATCGGCCGCGGCGCGGAAGCTGGCGTGGCGCACGATGGATGCAAACGCGGT is from Bordetella bronchialis and encodes:
- a CDS encoding winged helix-turn-helix transcriptional regulator, giving the protein MKRKCLHASPCAIARALDHIGDWWTLLILRDVFKQIGRFNAIQKSLGIPRNILTARLRMLVDRGILSIAPASDGSVYRQYVLTERGRDLVPVLLALRQWGERHATPSEETDADEAPGVDAPGVDAPGVGTPGVAARRVALPAGAREDDVDELLAHGIRSGSALALRAADARGLAARCID
- a CDS encoding PepSY-associated TM helix domain-containing protein gives rise to the protein MSAPMHRAAPPQGGAARLAAPAAVMALITRLHFYIGLFVGPFILVAAVTGTLFVLTPQIENRLYAGQLYTDTTGPARPLAEQIAAARAVIGPDLTLHAVRPAPRPGTTTRVMFSEPGLQDSEHRAIFVDPVTLAVKGDLNVYGTSGTLPLRTTLDTLHRNLMLGGLGRNYSELAASWLWIAALGGIVLWAYGRRRAAQLAGAASSPRLRLRRLHSVIGLWIAVGLFFLSVTGLTWSRWAGGNINVLRQELGWVTPALPTGLQAGAAGPQDGGEHADHMASMGGMEHGAGHASRMGTAMPAPTPTEAPRPQDAASRYDRILATARAAGIDAGEIEIRPPRKPGQAWTVREVDRSWPTQVDAVAIDGRDLSVVGRADFANFPLVAKLIRWGIDTHMGILFGWPNQLLMAAFGIALSAMIVLGYAMWWRRRPAPGSPVLTVTQAWKRLPAMPRAIAVVLAVALGWSLPLMGLSLLAFMAVDVVRWRWSGRSRAGAYLQRSA
- a CDS encoding DUF2946 family protein yields the protein MFPALRIPRPARGTRLMPCLLLLAVLLRALIPVGYMPDTAALRQGVIRISLCTSTGAVPMLQFLRNAPDAGSGAAGHGAHAGHAEWAAEEGDAHAVHGGHGGHGGHQAEGHQDGGHSDSDHTAGAECPFWVSAHLTADLPPVGLAPLLAAVRDAAAGFLPPLTLPPLPPAGPPLGSRAPPSA
- a CDS encoding mechanosensitive ion channel domain-containing protein; this encodes MHTRHIRKASLACIASFFLLGSAAMAQTGTGGTPPPSAPQPSGAVAAAAPSATGAAHPVSAAAAITPADARRTADILRDDGRRAELIRVLNTIAAAAPADTATPPSAAPAASSTVTAPASAAPAGSPPAAADSTAEAEPSTIVPLERGGLMARLLRSLDGWTDNFARQSSEAVQAAKEIPALFAQSRTLTTPAGQRLLGLLALALAAAFALGLLLEWALHRALRRPRLALEEHANRLAARHDARHDGAAPARDPARPTPHEAARDAAQAGLTPATDGVAVVQTHREGVDRVETIPVGKENAAGSVPPPAVETASAQARHTPEADKTREEEGARNSRHHWRTLRNLPYALGALILELLPIALFFIAASLALRYAAGDHARVREAVTGFIEAYVALRLTMAVVRLLVSPAGRGLRLLDVGPRPARLLTTWIRWIAALALFGMAIADTLPLLGTGPALRMAFLKAVSLLVHLSAVVLILKLRRPVRHALRAASDASGPLAVARNWLAEAWAAIAIVIVMGVWVVWAMGVEDGFPKLIHFVLVSAVVLVAARLLAILILGSLGRLFSAGRDAAHRNGDAAPSGATRLSERYYPWTRGLVSVALILCTAVVLFESWGVDAMSWFASGTLGRSLASAALTIVIAIVVAILVWEAAQYAVERRLARWTRQGDAVRAARLRTLLPMLRTALFIVVALIVGLTALNQIGINTTPLLAGASIIGVAVGFGSQKLVQDFITGIFLLMENAMRVGDWVTVAGVSGSVEYLSIRTVRLRGGDGALYIVPFSSVSTVSNSNRGIGNAAVRISVAYDTDIDMVVRELKEIGASLREDANFKDQILNDIEVWGVDSVDGSMVTLVGQMRCSDKGRWGVQREINRRILERFRELGIEIANPRASLLLPADASPLAVPGSPDTTAQRQPAPGGAAG
- a CDS encoding aldehyde dehydrogenase family protein, encoding MNSPADLKTRPALSPNVEQWLSRPRSMLIGGKWVQAQSGKTFPVHDPATGEVIAQVAEGDKADIDEAVKAARQAFETGPWSRMTASARGRMIHRIGDLILEHADELAELEAIDNGKPKSVARVADVALSADMFHYMSGWATKIEGKTIPISALAAPGMEFMSMTRPEPIGVVGQIIPWNFPLLMAAWKLAPALATGCTVVLKVAEETPLSGLRLGELLQEAGLPPGVVNIVPGFGETAGAALAGHPGVDKVAFTGSTEVGKLIVQAASRDLKKVSLELGGKSPNIILGDADLDIAIPGAAAAIFFNHGQCCNAGSRLYVQRNVYEKVVQGIADLAGRITLGHGLLESTQMGPLVSQVQYERVTGYLESGKTQGARAVCGGKGLGGKGYFVEPTILVDTSPEMKVVQEEIFGPVLVATPFDEVDDALIAQANNTVYGLAAGVWSGSEGRAMSIANRLRAGTVWINCYHVFDAALPFGGYKQSGWGREMGQAVLNNYLETKAITTRLS
- a CDS encoding FMN-binding negative transcriptional regulator, translating into MYVPAAFREEDLAAIHRVMREARLVQLVTAGPDGPIATPLPMLLAADEGEQGVLYGHMARANPHWRASVTGHALAIFMGPDAYVSPSWYASKQADGKVVPTWNYVSVHAYGPVEFFDDAQRLLQVVSGLTDRHEAAREAPWSVSDAPADYIAAMLRGIVGVRLPIARIDAKRKMSQNRGAEDRAGVRAGLAASDDPTDRAAATLVPR
- a CDS encoding DUF2784 domain-containing protein — translated: MVTPLTYRILADGVLVLHGLFVAWVIVGGLAAFWKRWLVLLHLPALAWGAMVAGMGWICPLTPLENALRVRAGLRPYGGDFIQHYLAALIYPPELTRDTQVLLACLLLGGNLAVYALLYRRWRKKR
- a CDS encoding response regulator transcription factor, yielding MAKIMVVDDEASLARVVHEALSGAGHTVYVENDGLTALTRMLEVQPDLVVSDVMMPGMGGASLLTAMRDNAYLEEVPVIVMSGLPEESVVKACPHYSAFIAKPFDLSAIVDTVDRVLRNAA
- a CDS encoding LysR family transcriptional regulator, coding for MNKRPSLTELTAFASIVRHASFRAAADELGMSASTLSHMMRSLEQRLGLRLFHRTTRSVAPTEAGARFFHNVAPLLGDLDQALMDLETLTERPTGSVRINAAEPAARILMTRIVPAFLERYPGIHVDLVVEGRLVDIVAEGFDAGVRLGESLPKNMVAVPFGGDGRLICVASPAYLARAGTPRTPDELARHPCIRFRLPSGKMYRWEFKRHGQELKFDANGPITLDNMDLMVQAAIKGLGVAFVWDDTARAAIENGSLVSILDDWTPPFEGHYLYYPSHRLVPVGLRAFVDVIKDVEREAPSSVNRP